The Candidatus Berkiella aquae sequence AGGATTTTCAACATTCTTTCCTAAAGCACGAAATCTATTTAAATGATAAAAATAATTGGCTAAATTTTCTAATCCTTGCTCAAGATTTCTATCATTTAATAATTTTGCTTCTTTGATACAGGATTTTACAAAATTAAGTAATTGCGGCTCATATAACTTTCCAATAGGCCCTCCTTTGTATTCATAATAAGGAAGATGATCAGAAGATATCACCGTGCTAAACGAAGAGTCACCCGAACAGCCTGCACCATCGTCAGTGAGGTTATATAGTGCTTGATAATCATCATTATCGACAATTCTTGAGCAAAATACTCGGATCCTTGCGTGAGGACTAGCATTTATTGGGGTATCAGGATAGATAAAAGCAATTTCATTGTCTCCAAATCCCGCTTTAATTAATAAGGCTTTAACCGTCTTCTCATCAATCACATTTCGTGGAAGCAAAAAGTCACATACCTTTTCATCATTTTTGTAACGTAATGCTTGGGTTAAAACAAATGCACATGCCGCACTGACTGTCTGTAAATAAGCTGGCATCAATCGATGTGTTTTTAAATAGGCTGTCGCATTCTTTTTATTAAGCACATCAGTATTCAGTAGCTGTTCAATAAATTTTTTATTGTTCTTAGCAATAGATATTAACCTATCTGCTTTTGTATTTTCAGGGATTGGATTATGATGCATCACAACGCCATAGTTATTTTTCCTTTTGTCATTGTTTACTCCTAAAGGCGCATTGTTAAAGGTCGGTGTCTTCTTGGAGCCACTTGATTGATACCCATATTGAAAACATTTTATAATCTTCAAATCTTTAGGGAAAACTTCGGGCAGTTCAGATGGATACGAAACCTCAATTGCACCAACAGTATTATCGCTTAAATGCGCCAGCTCTTTTGCATGTTCCTCACACCATTTTTTGAATCCACCTTCTTGTTCTGTGAAACGAGTATAGGCTAAATGGTGATCAAACGGAGAATCAGGGCTCATGAGCATTTGTTCGACAAATTTAGCACGTTGATTTAACCCACTCTCTTCTTCTTGCTCGCTTTTATGAATTTTAACCAGGGCATGTAACTCATAACCTTTTTCTGCCAGAGCTTGCTTTATTTGCTTGGCAAAATCCCAACCATGCATAAAGTCGCCAATACCATCTACATAGTTATGAATGATTAAGCAAATGATGTTTTTTCCTTTAGTTGCCTGCGGTAACACTTGCGTATCAAATAAATTAAAACTGAGATTGCTCGAATGTTTAAGCATTTCTAATTCATCAATCAAATTATCGTATTGTTCTGGAGAAAACACTATCTTTTCAAAAAAGGTTTGAAGCTTAGATAGAATAACCGGATTTTGAATATTTAACCCTTCAATAATAGTTTGGTGGACAAAATTATCTTCATCTAATGTTTGGGTTCTATCTGTTGCTTGGCCTGGCATTATCCCATCACGTAATTTTTGTTTTGCAGAATAGACGGAATCACCACTGATACCTCGATAAACTAATCCATGGTGATTGTCGCAAAGGGGAGCCGCTATGCCATAATCAATAATATTAACTTTGTAATGCCCTTCATTTTTGGAAATTAAAATATTATCCCCATATAAGTCACGATGAATTATTTTGTGATCAAAGTGTAATTTCTTTAATTCTCGAATAATTTCCTGAAGGATTTCAATTTTTTCGTCTTCTTTAATGACAAAGGGATTGAATCTTTTTGTTTCAAGTGCGCTAAATCCGCATATCAATGGCAATCCAGTCTGATATTTTAGTAGCTGATAATGTTTATCGCCAATATAGCGACTTCCTAATAGCTGTCCTGCCCTTTTCCCACAAACAACTTCATTATCAATAAATTCTTTTGCAAATTTTTGCATTTGGCTTGAGGAAGGTAATCTTTCCATCTTGAGAACAGCCATTTCGCCCGTTTGCAAATTCTTTACTAAACGAACTTCTGAGATTATATGATTTTGTTTATCGGCTTCTTGTTTTAACACGCTTTCTGGCGCACTATCGACAACATAGGCTTGGCCATCATCAGCGTAGAAGATCTCCGTTTTATTATCTGATGTATTTACATGTCGCTTTGTTGGAATTGGACTACTTAACATGACTTATCTCCCCTTTATTTTTTATGAGGAGATTCTAAGATTATTTAAATTGGGTTTTAAAACACTTCCCGATAGAACTGCCACTTTTCATGCACGAGTTCAAAATTCTTTTTTTAGGTTAGAACATAAAAATCAAATAGACTATTTTTAATTTCGAATCCTTTTATTAAAAATTCAAATTTGATATTGTTTCAAAAATATTGCGACAATTGTTTCTATAATCTCTTCAGCAAGTTCGGCTTTAGGCACAGGCATCCCCGTCAATGCTGGCCAAATGAAATTTTCTTTCAGCATGCCAAAAAATACTTTGCTGGCTATTAATTTATTCGAAATTTGCATTCTTGCATGTGCTACTTCTTCAGCAAGATAGTTACAAAAAATGTCTTGTAGTGGCATTCTTCCCGCTTCCCATACTGCCATCACAATTTCAGGATATTTTTCTGATTCAGCAATGATGACACGAATCAAAGCAATTGAACGAGGTTGTGAGAGTAATTCTATTATTTTCTTGGCAAATGGAAGCAAAATATCATAAGAGCTAACATTCAGCGAAAAAGTAATAATAGGGGCATCTTTATATAATGATTGGCAATGATAAATCATCATTTCATTAAATAGATGCAATTTATTTTCAAAATGCTTATAAATGGTAATTTTAGAAATCCCAGCTTTACTGGCAATGGCATCCATGCTGGTTGCAGCATAACCTTCAGATAAAAAAAGATCCGTGGCTGCTTCCATAATTAAATGGTGTTTATGCACCCATCGTTGATTATTTCTACGTGTCACTTTTTCCATTATTGCCCCTTGAAATTAACTATACCCAATAGTATAGTTAATTGATAGTTACTTGGAGAATCATATAATGCGTGTTGATTTATATACAAATCCTCATAAAGAGCAACGAGAATGGCTTTATCATCTTGCAATTCAAGCAGGTAAAATTGATTATGCTGACAACAAGTCATTTGGTGA is a genomic window containing:
- a CDS encoding TetR/AcrR family transcriptional regulator C-terminal domain-containing protein encodes the protein MEKVTRRNNQRWVHKHHLIMEAATDLFLSEGYAATSMDAIASKAGISKITIYKHFENKLHLFNEMMIYHCQSLYKDAPIITFSLNVSSYDILLPFAKKIIELLSQPRSIALIRVIIAESEKYPEIVMAVWEAGRMPLQDIFCNYLAEEVAHARMQISNKLIASKVFFGMLKENFIWPALTGMPVPKAELAEEIIETIVAIFLKQYQI
- a CDS encoding protein kinase domain-containing protein translates to MLSSPIPTKRHVNTSDNKTEIFYADDGQAYVVDSAPESVLKQEADKQNHIISEVRLVKNLQTGEMAVLKMERLPSSSQMQKFAKEFIDNEVVCGKRAGQLLGSRYIGDKHYQLLKYQTGLPLICGFSALETKRFNPFVIKEDEKIEILQEIIRELKKLHFDHKIIHRDLYGDNILISKNEGHYKVNIIDYGIAAPLCDNHHGLVYRGISGDSVYSAKQKLRDGIMPGQATDRTQTLDEDNFVHQTIIEGLNIQNPVILSKLQTFFEKIVFSPEQYDNLIDELEMLKHSSNLSFNLFDTQVLPQATKGKNIICLIIHNYVDGIGDFMHGWDFAKQIKQALAEKGYELHALVKIHKSEQEEESGLNQRAKFVEQMLMSPDSPFDHHLAYTRFTEQEGGFKKWCEEHAKELAHLSDNTVGAIEVSYPSELPEVFPKDLKIIKCFQYGYQSSGSKKTPTFNNAPLGVNNDKRKNNYGVVMHHNPIPENTKADRLISIAKNNKKFIEQLLNTDVLNKKNATAYLKTHRLMPAYLQTVSAACAFVLTQALRYKNDEKVCDFLLPRNVIDEKTVKALLIKAGFGDNEIAFIYPDTPINASPHARIRVFCSRIVDNDDYQALYNLTDDGAGCSGDSSFSTVISSDHLPYYEYKGGPIGKLYEPQLLNFVKSCIKEAKLLNDRNLEQGLENLANYFYHLNRFRALGKNVENPQSSPGEDVLPHEPEQFSLEHEIAEIMSEAFYQYCVTTSQFQQKEHIKRAWRYVQTKLKQNNTHDHLLSIIKGSIFLTEKSNREVNEILKQSNEIKGLLLDGVVKESEINNLPYQVVMLLADTRIAQLIKNQYLTVRMVDAIFGEQAMCHVGWKIKKGIKELHKNLTGIYDPDEKKILQQSPGVIFALATEIITFDQFRQNLAYFKLESDHLEVLMHIGNFKEALAMACRTENNTSIVTQLLNEFYAHSPRCDTKMIDEVLSGYYREEYKDLLLRARECKEKLQNRIAYLNSYDCKRLSRKSDTISSEVQPKIKQLICSK